The Vigna unguiculata cultivar IT97K-499-35 unplaced genomic scaffold, ASM411807v1 contig_543, whole genome shotgun sequence genome contains the following window.
AGCCTGAATCTACCATTCATGTTTTAAAGGGCTGCCCCTGGGCATCTGGCATTTGGCTACTCTGCCCATTAGCCCTTCATACTCAACAGATGCAGGCTCTCAACTTCTCAGATTGGGTGAAGGAGATGGGGAAGTGTCTTGATGAAGAGCAGCTGGAACTTATGCTAGTAGTTGCATGGGCTTTATGGAGTGATATAAATTTGCTGCTGTTCCAGGACATACAGAACTATCCTGTGGATGTGGTGAACAAAGCAATCAGCTTCTTCGAAGAGTATAAGAAGGAGAAGCTAAAAATAGTGCAAACACCTATAGGTTGGCAGGCCCCACCCCATGGTGTTTATAAGATGAATACTGATGCTGCAATTTTTAACCAGCCCAGCAAGGGATTGGCTGCTTGCTTCATCCCGCCCTTCCCTCACCTGTCCCACGTGCCATTGATTTAGATGAATTAGCTGTTGCCGTTGGCGCTCTTCTCTTTTCTAAAGCAAGGAATTTCCTTTCATTCATAAGTAACACAAGAATTTATCAAGGTTGCAGGCAAGGCTACTAGAGAAGGGGTGAAACCAGCCAAGGGCGGGCTCCAAGGCGACAATAGCAATCGAGTGGCCAAGCGTTGAAAGAGAGGGAGGGCTAGCggcaaaaaagaagaagaataacatAAGTTATTGAGGGGAGATCTTTTCACTCTTTCTCGATGCAATAATAGTCAGTCTAGTGACTTCTTGATAGCATTGGTCTCGGAAAGCCCTCCCTCGGTACCGGGCTAAGGATAGAAGCGATTCCACCGGAGTGAAATTCCGTACTTATCCCAGCTCTCAAGGAAGATTGGAAGTAGGTACCTATGTCATGCTGAATTTCAAAGTAGTTTTGAGGTAATCGATGGCATATTGCCTAGAAGCGTCAAAGACAGTGATCTATTTCGGTGTCGATATCGGCTCTGTTCATCGACCTGACTCTGTTTATCTCCGACTCTTTGTCCCGATCCGGTAACTACACGGCTTATTGTGGTAAAAGAGAAAGTCAAACTCACaactctttttccttttctcgtGCACTTTCCTAAGGGCTACGTACTTCACTCCATTACCTTCTCGAACTCTGACACTTCTCTCATTGTTAAATTGATATCTAAGCCCCTAACTTTGGCAAAGACTACTCGCTCGCTTTAAAAGCAACTCCATTGAGTCCTGTCAGATCGTTTATATAGAACCTTTATTCATATATGACCTTAGAAAGGTTCTGAAAGAAGAGTTCCATTCGATTATCCGGGCTCATTGCCTAGTCCCTCTAAACTATCTAAAGCCTGGGGATTCTCCTTACCAGATGATCTCCAGCCTGCATTGTGCCCCTCTCGGATACCCGGTCGACGTCACTCTTACCTAGGTAGACTGGCTATCCAACTGAATCGAGAGCCCAGCTCCCACTACTTCTTCGTAAGTGAGGTGAGGTACTTCTTTTGAATAGGCAGGGTTGTTCTAGGACAAGTGACGATGCTGACACCAAGGTTGCTTGCAAAGCATCGGATATGCGAAAGAGGGAGAATGTGCTACATCGGATATTGCTGTAGTTTATGAAAGAGCTGTAGTTGATGCTAAAGCATCGGTTACGAATGACCCAATCTATCTATGGTAACCACCCTTACTTTTAGTAGATGGAGATGCGCACCTAGGAAAGACGGATGAAAGAGAACCTGCCCTAAGAGATTGGCATAGGCCTGTGGGCCCGCTGCGGTAGAAGGCCTTTGCTGGCCTGTCGATCTATCCTGATTCACTTACTTACGCTATTTCTGACTAGAGAGAGGGCTTAGATCGGAGAGGAGCagctcttttctttttcacataAAGCAGTGATGAATGGGACGGAGCTGCTACAATCAATAGCTTCAGCTGCTTTATGTATTGGAGCAGAGGTGGCAGTTAGCAGCAGGAACAGGACCAGCAACTAGGGTTGTTCACAGAGCAGCCGTCTTTCCCTCTCAAGCGGAGAAGACATCAAAAGAATCTTTATCTATGGCTCTACCAGGGAATCCTAGTTAGTTATAGGGTTCTGAACCAGAGCAGAGATAGGAAAAAGCATATCCTATGTATACTGAACCTGAGCTTGCTTACCATAGGACTGCTATTGGATAGGTTTACCTTTTTTCTCCAACTCGCTTATTATAGTGGGAAGCTCGGCTGGTAAGGGATTCTATTAGGATAGGACTCCAACTGTAAGAACTGGCCTTAGTACTGCAGCAATTGGAAGGAGAACTGAAAAGACCTTCGACCATTTCATTTGGTAGCACGTTTAGCTCGTTATGGAACGTATTGTTAGAACTAGAAGTGTTCTTAGTCCAGGTAAGAGTCCAATGCTAgattaataatgtaaaatatgatATATCCTCAGGTATTTAATTGCTTGTTTGATAGAATAAGAAAGAAGTCTGTTTCCTATTGATAGTGGCACTCCCACAGGCTGGCGGGGAACTCCCATATGGATGGAGAAGAATTCATATATAGGCTATAGGCTTGAAAAGAGTGCTAGCTTTCGTTAGGCCTTTCTTTTCCTAAAGATAGGATCCCACCTTCCCTCATTCTGAGCAAGAACATCTTATTCAATTCAACAAGTGCTACCCACTAATCTAATCTCAGTCGAATGCTCCTTAAGTTTAAGGTTCTAGGGACTCCACCAGGGCACGGGAACAAAGGCAAGAGGAGCCGAGAGTCGGGAAAACTCCTTAATTAATAAGTTAATGCGGATCCGGAAGTCACTTCGTTCCCCAGCCCAGACTTCTTTTCCTTCTAGGCTTCCAGTAGCCCTTCCTTCACCAAGAGAAACCCTAGGAGAAGACCATGCTACCATAGAGAAGGGAAAGCCCACCTCGGAATTTGACCATGAGTTCACAGCTTAGGATCAGAAGGAACCCATCCCGTCTTTCATTAAAGCAATGGTCTACGACTCCGCTGCTTGCTTAGGATAGGAGAGCtcctttgttatttttgttctacCGTTAAGAGAAGGATCACAAGCCCTAGTCCCAAGCTAAACAGCATATTTCTTCATCTGCACCGGAAAGGGATTCATGAGCAAGAGCTTCTTTTTAAGCTTCTTCAACAAAAGCAATTCTCTCTCCTTCCGTACCTGTTCAGCCGTGAACCACTTGGCTTCTGTGGCGAGAACATTTCCCACCCTACTCTGTAGAGAGAGCTTTTTCCCTCTTCTTCGGGCTCTCTTTTGGCCGGTCTTCGGTTAACACCGGCTGTCGATCAGGAATGAGGTCGTCGATCTCCAACTCAACCTCAGGTTCAGCCGCCTCATCCAAGATGGAGGGCTCTTTCAATCTCAGCTGATCAACATTGAAGACGGGGTGGGTGGCGGGCAGTTCTAGTTTGAACGCATTCTCCCCTTCCTTCTCTTGCAGAGTGAATGGTCCCGCAATGGTTTAAGCTTGCGGTTGGTACCCCCCTTCCTTAGGCAACTTTAACCACAGTAGATCTCCCACCTGGAACTTATGATCGGCGGTTCCGTCTCGGTCGTGCCTTTGCTTCTGTTGCCTCTGCGTTTTCTCCTGAGTATCAGCAACCTGCCCATGGTACCGCCGTTCTCCAGGAAACTAATGGCTCGCAGCTGTTCAGCCGCTTCTCTAGGAGATAGGAGATGTACCGCTGACTGGGTTCAGGACACAACCATCGTCCGAACCGTCTGCTACCAAGTCCATGGGGGCCTTTGGTTGGAACCCATAACAAACTTAAAAAGCACTTCTGCCGGTCGACAAATGCGTGCTCCGGTTGTAGCAGTGTTGAATGAACGGCAGGTTTGGAACCAGACCGGGTAACTTGAAAGGTGGTCCCGATGTTCGATTCTCAAGAACCGACGGTTCTATTGGTGACccattcaaaacaaaataagcTAGCCGCTTTGACTTTGATTAGCCAATCGAGTGCGGGGGGTGCGGTGCTCCTCTTCATTTGTTCCCGTTAACGACCACAAAGCCCTTAACTGCTCCTCCTCGCTACTTGCCCTTTTTTACTACAAAGGTTTGACTAGCGCCCGGCAAAGGAATGATTTTTTCCCAAAGCCGACTTCCTCCTTTATCGAGCGGCTGTCTCTGTTGACGATAAAAGCGATGGTCCGGGCTGTTTGAAATAAGCGGTCATTTTGGTCAGTCTCAATACCACGTGAAGCGCGTGATCACCCAGATTCCTAATGCCTTctatatcttaattatatataataacttaTCGACGTCAGCCCTTCTATTTTCCTATCTTCACCCTTCCTACTCCAGCTAATGGAAAAATGCCTTTGAATGGTCGTAATCGTCGACAACCCAACCGACGTCCACCATAGGCTCGGCGAGCTGTCCTCCTAGATTTCCCGATGGTAATGCCAGGGCCTTTACTGACGACTCTTGATGCCAAGAAGGAGACCGACTAGACGAGACAGACCATTGTTCATAGGTTGGTTATAAGCCCGGAGATCGAATCTGATTCATCCCCTTTGAGAGGGATTCTCGTGTCAACCATAGGAAGAAGAACTCGGTTACTCATCTTGGATCAATAGCTTTGTGCTGATCTACGAACGAcccttcttattttatttctacttCTTCAAGTCTCCATCATCCCGATCTCTCTTTCCGGGGTTGCCTGTCCAAAGAAAACAGAACCTCTTCTAGTTCAAGGTCGGAATCCTCAAACCAATCAAAATATGATTTCTAGTTCACTATTCTTATGATAAGCAGTTATGTCTCATTCATGTGATGAGAAATATGAgaatgaaaattagaaaatggaACATCTACGGCAGATTCTGTGCCCCAAATCATTTATACTTATGAAACTAAGCGGGCGGACCCCTCTCCAATGGAACAAAGGGGATCCGTAGGGCGGGCTCACTCACATACTGGATAGGTGGCTCGGAATGAGAGTGCTAGTTCCGTTCCCTCGGGGAAGAGAAAGCACGAATCTATTACAATCTTAGTAGAGAACAGAGGAGGAATGCCAGTACTGATTCTCTGAACTTGAAGCTCGCTCTTCGACCCGTACCGTACCCTGTACACTCGGCTATTCTCCCGATTCAACTCCCTCTGTCTACGCTGGGAAAAGGGCTGCCAGAGTAGAGTGAGGGCTTTGTCTCTTTCTGTTTGTGCCAGCTGGCCCTGACCGAATGTTCTGACTCCCGGTAATCGAATGGGTGGTAGTTGGGTTGGCTTTGGCGAAACTTTTTGTCTATGAGCTGTTTTGACTGCTTTCTTCCCGTACTCGGATATTAAGAAGCCGTAGGGATTCACTCATTTCATTGCCTCAGCCCTTCAAGGTGGTGCACAGCCACCATACCTGATTGCTTTGTGTTTCAAACTCCCCTGCCCCATCCTTTGACCCTGCTTGAATCCAGGGTCAGAAGAAATCCCTTGAAAGGAAAGGCAGGCTGGAAATGAATGGTTTCCTAAGATGTCTTTTACCCTGTCGCTTGCCTATTTACCCAGAGAGAAAAAAGATTCGAACGGGAAAAAAGAGATCCAAAAAAGTTAGATATTTCTACCAGTGGTCATTATAGCTTCTCCTTCTGATCCGACAAAATGCGCAAAACCCATGGAAGTTACAAAAAGCATGGATCGAAGAATATAGTTCATTTGCTTTTTTTTGACAATTGTGCCTCAATCTTCAACGTTTCAAAAAGTCATCTTTCTGAGTGCGCTTGACCGCCTTACTTTACTCGCGGTACACTTACTATATTCCGCAGAGGTTGGCTAGAGCTTATTTCACAGCAAGACTGAATGGAATTAGCCTCGTAGAACTGAACTACCTTGATCTAAATCTCTGGAACTCACAGAAGACCAAGGCACATCCTCTCAATTCAGCATAAGCTTGGGATCTTTCTTTCCTCAAAGCTAAAGCCCTTGAAGCCAGgtcttttttctcttctttaaaGCCTGGAGCTAGTGTATGAGTTTATTATATCGTAAGTAAGTTGATATTGTCAGTTTCCTTGTTCACAAGACTCTGAAGCTTATCTGCTAAATCAGAGTGAAAGAGAAGACTGCTTTCAAGGcttgttgaaaagaaaaagatgtaTCCTAGGACCTTCACCACATTCACAGGTGGAAAAGAGACCGTCCCTTACTCATAAGCAGGAAAAGATCTAACTTGCCCTATCAAAAGACCTTTTTATGAAAGATTGATCCTGTCGCTTTCGTGTCTATTCAACTGTATGGATCCCCAGCTTTCCAACTGCCTTCTTTTCAGAAGGACTCTAACTGGCGAATGAAACTCCAACTCAATCTCCTGGAAAGAGAAGAGGACAGGCTGGAAGTGGGACTAGATCCCCAAGCCCAAGGAACTAGTATTCCAGAATGAAAGTACTCCAACTGGGAAGAAGACGGATACAAGGATAGCAACTACAACTCGATGTTGGGAATAGGATCTAATgagatgaaaaggaaatggaactTCTTCTTCGATCCCTTCCCGCCGTTTAGGATTCGAGTAGCGGTTCGTTTTAGACAAATGAATATTATGTCAGCGAAGCATCTGAGTAGCACCCATTTCCCGCAAATGATTAGTGGAACTTCAAATACATACTGAATATTCATAGTGATACGTAGTGAATCTTTCCTAAAGCCTGGCTTTTAGCCTTTTGCCTGCTTCTGCTTGTTATTCTGCCTCTTCAAGTGTCCTAAGACTAGTTCCTTTGTAACTAATATCCACTCATAGGGGGATACTCCGAATATCTATTGTCGGAGAATAAGCCGATAGATAGAATATCCTGAGGAGAAGAATCGGATAGGGAGTGAGGTAGCGGTGATCCAAGCAAGATAGTCTGGAGCAAGTGCAAAGAGAATACCTCTGCTGTTAGCTAAGGCTAGTCACCTCAAGTCTTTGTATGGACAATAGATATTGTTGTAGAGGTACTTTCTCTGGGTTCTTCCCGGGGGGTCTAACCATCTTACTAGCTCGTACTTCCTTGATCCCTTTTTTTTGGCTTGAGCAAAGGACTTTCACGACACGAGAAGAAGGCTTCCGTTAATGGGTTAATGTATGTAGATGTCGTGGTGAACGGTTAAAACCCGAGAAAGACAAAGACAGGCTTTTGATCCATTTCACCAGCTGTAAGACTGGAGCTGATTCCAGTAAGTCTCGTACTATTGAGCAGTTCTGGAACAATTTATACAGTCAGCTGTCGGGGATTGCTAAGTCTTTCACTTCGGGTTCTAATGTTGGTCAGTATCACGATGATGTTATAAGGTTGTTGTTGGATTCAAAGCTGAAAAGACAAGGTATTGGGTTTACCAAGACAGAGTTGATTTATTTACAGAACCATATGGAAGATCTTACATTAGCTATTCGAGTCAAATCATAGGATTGAAAGCCGATTGCTACTTTCTTGCCTTGGGGCATCGCATTCTGGATAACGTAATAAAAAAGTCTTTCTCTACTCTCTTCAGTCTGGTTTGCTTTAGAAGTAAGCAAGCAAAGACAAGTGGTAGGCCTATATGGAGATAGTTCGTTAGTATGCCCGTTTTTTTTCCTTAGTCAAAGGGCGTGTTAAAAGAAGCTTCTAGGTCAGTTTATTAGCATGCAAAAATATAAGCTAAAGCAAGAAGAAAAGGGATGCGCTTTCGCGCTAGTCGCTCATCCGTAGCTTGGTCTTGACGCATGCCAAAAAAGCCATTCTTTGGGACGTAGAAAGGAAATATCCTAATTCAGTAGAGGACGTAGCTGGCGCACAAGACGAAGGAGGACAGAAGGGGTTCGGGGGAGGAGCTCTCGGCACATAGTCAGTCGGCATGGTCTTGAATGACCCATAGGCTTTGGGCTTCGATGGCTGCTTGAAAGACGCAGATTGGGAAGTTGGCTATGGTCCGTCGTGCATTGTGCAGACGACTGATGGCTTACGTTGCCAAGAGGGCATTGTGAGACAAAGGAAAGGGCTGAAAAGGATGGTGCCCAGGATCTCACTATTACCTATGCATGTGCAAGAATGCGATACGGTAGAGGTCGATGTGTCATTGGGACACTTAGCGTGGTAGACCGGGCTAGAGTGCTGTTACCACTCCTCATACGGAAGAAATGCCATGATGCTCTCTTGTGGCAATTGAAGTTCCACTTCACTTCAAGGGGATGTGATGTCTGGTGTGGCGAACCGTCATCACTACTGCAGGAGAGAGCTGCAATGAGACTCGCTGCAGAAGTCGAGTTAGACGACCGCGTCCTGTTGCGTTCACGGGCGAAGACAGGACTCAAGCTTCGTAGTTAGGGCAAAGTACTGGCATGCTGCTATTGGTAGACTGATGAAGTCACAAAGGCTGAATTGGAAAAAGTCGGATACCTTCATAAGGGTTTGGCATGAGTTAGCGGGAGACTCTGTGACGGCTCACTGGTTGGTGAGAACGCTGGATGAAAACGAAGTTGCTAGAATGCTGTTTCGAAAGGGCCGTTCCAAGGGGAGGCGAACCCTCCAGTTTGCTTGACAGGGTGAATCTAGGTGCCGTTTTCTCTGTTATGTTAAGGTTAGTTATGAACCCAGAGGGCTGTGCGGAATGTTTGTGGCATGTCGAAAATGTGGGCTAAGACTAAGAGGGCTCGCAAGAAGAAATCAGTGTCCATTCATACTGGTGGGTGAAAGAAGGGCTTTATGAAAAGGCGTAGCTGCAATTGGGCTTTGGCTTGTACTTGACTTGAATCGATCTTGCCTTGGTGTTGCCCGAAGGGCGAGATTGACCTTTCTCCTCCGTTAACAGACTAGGCTAAGAAAGCATAAAATCCCGCTCACCACTTTATCTTTGCTTTGAATAGCTATCCCTTCGTACTAAAGGGATGAAGTAATGGATGCAGACTAAGAAGACTTGAAAATAGGTTCAGATTTAGCATGAATAAAGAAAGGACCTGCAACGGCAGAAACTATTTAACGGAATGAAAGAGCTTAAATAGTTACTCTGTTTGGAATCATAGCAGGAAAGACGAGCTAAGCTTGAAACTCCTAGGCAACAAGTCTTTGATTCGATTGATTTTCACTCTTTCGTCCAAAAACTCTAACTAGTCCATCAGCCAAGCCCTTCTGACTCTCCTATTCGTCCAGTTAAGAAAGGAAGCTTCGAGGCATAGGACCGTGAGGTGCTTTTAGCGAAGCCGGGATTAAGGAAGTTCAGTTGAGTTTCCTGCCTCTATCTTCTAGTTATGTACCTTATAGCCCGCCTAGTCCCCTTTTGGGAGGAGTAGTGCCAGTAAGGGTAAGACTCTCATATGATCATTCCTAGTTTCCAGCCATCGATTGAGTTGCAGTCCTTTGCTCAACCAGTTACACGCCTGTTGAAttggactttttttttcaagcaGTCTTACAGCCGAGTCTTTCTTTGAGATGTAGACGCATAGGTTAGTGCTTCGCTTTCACTAGAATATTTCCTCCTGTGCTATTTTGGCATATCATCCAATTCCAGTTTTCCAGCCTTTGACTTTGAATCCCTTTCAGTGGGCAAAGTCAATCCATCAGTAAGGGGCGGAGGAAGCACTATTTCAAGTGTTCAAATTGGAAAAGCTCTTTTATCTCCCgcaggaagaagaaagaaaagaagccAGCGAACTCTTATCTTAAGAGGGCAGTCTCCTTACCTCTTTTCTGCTAGCCATAGAGTTTGAGTCTTAAAGCACGCCAGCCTCGGGAGTTCCATTCTATAGTGGTCAGCCTTTCCATTCCATCTCTTGGCATTTATCTTACAACCATTGTTAGCTCTCTGCCAGCCCGTGCCAGGTCAGTCATAAGCACTAACGAAGGCTGACCACTTACTTGAAAGGGGATTCAAATAGAGCAGCTTTGATAGAAGCGATAGAAGCAGGAGGAGAGGCAGTTTCACTATATCCTGCAAGTACGTCAAAAGCAGTTCAATCAAGCTAATGTTTTCAAGCCAGTGATCAAGCTTAGTCAAATAAGGATTTTAGCTCAAAAGCTCCTTCTAAGGCTAGCCATAAAGTGAAAGAGTACTGGGCGCAGGCGAGCTAACAGTCTGGGGGCCCACCTTTTATACCATTAATAGCGTGTCTAACGAGTCTATCCGTCTAAGTCTCAGAGGAGTCGGGGACAGACCGATGTCCTTCCCTTGCAGGCATTTCGTACCTGGGGCAAGCTCCATTTCAGCCAATGCCAGTCTTAGTTCTTCTCCCTTACCTGGGAGGTTTAACATAGATTGATTACCTGGGGAGCCTCTAGTCTCTAGCCCTGTACAAGTATAGGGTCTTTCAGGCTTTATGTACTATATTAGCGTATTACCAGTTGCCTTCCCCACCCTACGGACCGACATGACCTTCAAAATAATCAAGGTCAATGCCGGAGAAAAGCTTCTTCTTGGGATCAATCAAAGGCAAACCTTGTCCTTTCAGGCCAAAGAGTGCCCTGATTCCATTGTTCACCTCTAGAGTTCACAAACTCGACCAGGTGTCGGAAAGCGGCTAACTCGAACGTTTGAGCAGGAAAAGGAGACCTAATCTTGCAAAAATGATCCTTGTGAAAAGCTTTCCACAGATGGTGGAGTGAACAAGAAAAGAAGAGGGTCAAGCTTTTCCAGCAGTCAAGCCAGATGCGGATTGAATAGCTGCGCTTACTCCTTCAACCCCGAAAAGATCGGATTTGCGCTAATGCGGATTCGATAGCGCCGTTTTCTTCCTTTACACAAGGCCATGCCTTTTATACGACAGGACCAATGGCAACTGATGAAACAAGAGAAAATGCTATTGAACCACACTCACTAATTGGCCTATCCGGTTCTATAGATTAGACTGCCAAGGTGTCTTGCTCAAAGCTTAAAGGCAAAGATCACATTCCTACTGTCAAGCTAAAGGCGAAAGATAGGGGCGCAAACGCTAAAAAGCCGTTGCGCTAACGCTATGGAGTTTGATTGCAGGGCAGGAACGAGAAGAAGAAGGCTTTTCGCTTCGCTTTCGGAGTTCAAGCTTAAGGCCTGAGGAATGCATTTGAattatcattttcatttcaGCAACTCCCCAGACTCGAACTGGAAGGGCTCTGCTCAAGCCTATTTTCTAAAGCTAAAGTATACTTTGTAATTCCGAGTCACAGGAAAATAGGGGAATATGGAATGGAATTGATTACTAAGTCGACAGTGAAGTAAGACTCTCgggaagagaagagaaaggaaAGGAACTGAAATAGTGTAGTTCAGAGTTTGTTTTGTAGTTGGAGTTCCTGAGCCTATAAGTTAGCAATCTATCTTCATACCTCTCCCGTTAGCTACATAGTAACCTCTTCCCTGTCTTGTCTTTCAAGAGAAGTGAAGTGGGCGAACGATAAGAAGAGTGACTTTCTCTCTTTGCTCTCCGTAATAGAATATGATTGATTAAGGAAACCCCTGCTTCTTAGAGGAAGGTATAATCCCAGGTAAGAGATATGAGGCTCTCGACCGATAGGGAGAGGAGGAAGGATTTGCTTTTGAATCTAGTTTAGTTGCAAGCGTAAGCGAAACTCAGAACTCCATTTCTAGGAAATAAAATAAGGCATTTCAACTGTTCCCCGGTCACCTATGCAATTTCCTCATCTGTGACTCTCCTACGGGAAAGATTAAGAAAAGCATATGGAGGAGAGTTCGATGTAACTTGTAGATTTCtttctaccttttcttctttagcTGAGTTCTCTGTAAGCGAATGAGCTGCTCAAAACCCTTTCATTTCGTTGTTAAGGCCTCTTTCTTAAGGGGGAATACCCAAGGGAATGTTGGCAAATGATATTTTCTTTAGTAACAGATGCCTTCTCCGACATGTCTCGTATGTCAAGCTCTTTTCTAGACCTCATGTGGGAGAGGTACGATGTTACTGCTTGACCTATAACAAGCTCTCGAGTGGGAACAGGATCTCTTACTGCTGATAGGTATGTAATCGAAGAATCTGGATCTGCGAGATATGGATATGAAAGAGGATATGCTCGAACCGGACCGCATCTCTAGTTGCACATAGATAATCTGCTGGTGGACCCCCTTTCCTTTCTTTGATTCAAAACTCGGTCGAATACGTCGTTCACCTTTGTGGTGGATCGACGAGAGTGCGCCTAGCCAGGAGTGTGATTGGTGTCACCTTCCGTGCGCTAGCTGTGCCTTTGCCGGATGTTTATTCGCCCACTCCTTCACAGAGCGATGACTAAGAGTCGGGAATTCTCATTTAGTAGAGCCTGAAAGCCGCGCTTGGCTTGATTTGGGATCGGGTCATAACTAGGAAAATAGTGAAGGGTATTTATATGCCTATATTATATGGTAAAACAATGAATAGCACAATTAAGGATCTTATAGAGAATCTTAGTCAGGACGTCTTGCCAAAGGAATGTTCAAAACTGGCGGCTCTATGCTaccaattttagaaactaaGATATAGTAATATGGAAACATTGATCCAGCTGATCAGCCTGGTAGGTCGGATCTGCTCTTCCCTAGAGCGACCTGTCTTGTACAGCGCAGAATATTATAGCACCTCTCAGGATTATAAAAAGATGGAAAAAAACTCTGTTAGAGTTTTCGACAAAAACTTGAGAAAGCCTCATAATGTCACCCTTACGGTTCCCTCTAATATACGGGATAAGAGAAAAAGTCGGGCCTCCACATTCGTGAACTTCATTCATCAAAAAGATGCTCAAATAGCTATGTCTATAGCGTTCAACGCGCACGAATATCCTTTTCCTCTGTATACAGTGCACGACAACTTCATAACTAATACAAAGAATTGTGAAGCTCTGCCTGTCTATTATCTAAATGTAATTAAGGGTAAGGGGACCCCACTTCAAATCATTAACCgctttatttatacaaatattatcaAACCTGTTTTCAATACTGGCCACAGTCAAAGATATTACTCAATGGAACATTTTGATGATAAGATCATATCACTCAATATTCTAGATGAGTTCTTAAAAATTGGAGGCACTCCTCAATCCGAGGCCGGGAATGTAGCAGGTTGGAAGAAAATAATCGAGCAGTTCAAACAAAGATATGTACTATATACTATGGAAGTCTGCGGACCTcccgatgatgatgatgatgaggtaAAGGACACGAGATTTGATAATCATTTGAAAAAGTGGGTCAAGTTCAGGAATCAACTCCAAGGGAGATCTTGTATACACCATTAAATCATGATGATGAAAAGCCCTGGCGATTGGGGAAGGCATAATGTTCCGTACACGACAGACTGTCGTACTCTATCAACTGAAAAACATTATTTCACCGTATTCAGTCCTTATCTAGTAAGAAATTGATATTCCCCCACCCTAGTTTACTAATTCCGTTTTTGGAGTTTACAGAACCTGTATCGGTCCACGAGACAGACCTCCTCAGCCTAAGTGTGATGGATCTTTTAGTACAGGATGTTTATCCTGTCATAGGAGGTTACGCGAAAGCAAATATCATATTCTATTTGAAAATCGGAGAAAATGATGTAATCGCAAAACCACTAAATAAACAATCTATTCCCTTAACGTTGGATGATGGTACACCAATTTCTAAGTCTGATATATATGCTCATGTGTAGAAtagtatattaaaatgaatagagCTTTATGATGGACATTCGGTTGTTAGAATAGCTATTTGAGCTCATTTTCAAAATGCTATCAAAGAACCACTTACTCATTTGAAAGAGGAGTTGCTAGAGGAGGTTCTCTCTGAATGCTTTAAGCCAGCTTCTGGCGAATTCGATATTACCGATTTACCTGTGAAAAGTATTCGTTCTACTTCTCGAGAGTATTCTAAGTATATAACTGTTCCTAGGAAATCGGGGAATAAAGGCCTGAAGCCGTTCTTGGTGGCCGA
Protein-coding sequences here:
- the LOC114172409 gene encoding uncharacterized protein LOC114172409 gives rise to the protein MEPESTIHVLKGCPWASGIWLLCPLALHTQQMQALNFSDWVKEMGKCLDEEQLELMLVVAWALWSDINLLLFQDIQNYPVDVVNKAISFFEEYKKEKLKIVQTPIGWQAPPHGVYKMNTDAAIFNQPSKGLAACFIPPFPHLSHVPLI